Within the Streptomyces sp. YIM 121038 genome, the region TGGGCCTGGTCAAGATGGACTTCCTGGGGCTGCGCAACCTCGGCGTCATCGACCAGGCCATCGAGAACGTCCGCGAGAACCGCGGCGTCCGGCTGGCCACCGTCGACCCGGGCGACGGCGACCCGGCCACCGTCGTGATCCCCCTCGACGACGCCAGGACGTACCGGCTCCTCGCCGACGGCAACACCTTCGGCGTCTTCCAGCTCGACGGCGGCGGCATGCGGGCCCTGCTCAAGCTCATGGAACCCACCCGCTTCGAGGACATCGCGGCCGCCAACGCCCTCTACCGGCCGGGCCCCATGGCCGCCAACGCCCACACCAACTACGCGCTGCGCCAGAACGGCAAGCAGGAGCCCGCCCCCATCCACCCCGAGCTGAAGGAGGCCCTCGACCCGATCCTCGGCTCCACCCACCACCTGCTGATCTTCCAGGAACAGATCATGGCCATCGCCCGGCAGCTCGCCGGATACACGCTGGGCGGCGCCGACATGCTGCGCCGCGCGATGGGCAAGAAGAAGCCGGAGGTCCTCGCCGCCGAGTGGGAGAAGTTCCACGGCGGCATGCGCGCGAACGGCTACTCCGACGAGGCCGTCAAGGCCCTCTGGGACGTGATGCTGCCCTTCTCCGGCTACGCCTTCAACAAGTCCCACACCGCCGGATACGGCCTCGTCTCGTACTGGACCGCCTACCTCAAGGCCAACCACCCGGCCGAGTACATGGCCGCCCTGCTCACCTCGGTCGGCGACGACAAGGACAAGGCCGCCGTCTATCTGGCCGACGCCCGCAAGAACGGCGTCCGGGTCCTGCAGCCCGACGTGAACGAGTCCCTCGCGGAGTTCACCGCGATCGGCGACGACGTGCGGTTCGGACTCCGGTCCGTGCGCAACGTCGGCGACAGCGTCATCGAAGCCGTCGTCGACGCCCGCCGCCGCAAGGGGAAGTTCACCTCCTTCCCCGACTTCCTCGACAAGGCCGATCTGCCCGCCCTGTCCAAGAGGGCCGTGGAGTCCCTGATCAAGGCCGGCGCCTTCGACTCGCTCGGGCACTCCCGCAAGGGCCTGACCGCCGTCCACGAGGACGCCATCGACGCGATCACCCCGGTGAAGAAGGCGGCTGCCTTCGGCCAGGACGACCTGTTCTCGGGGGCCACGGGCGCACAGGACCCACAGACGCCGTCCTTCGGCCTCGACTTCCCCCTCGACCCGACGGAGTGGCCGCGCCGACAACTCCTCGCCACCGAGCGCGAGATGCTCGGCCTCTACGTCTCCGCCCATCCGCTCGACGGCGCCGAGCACATCCTCGCGGGAGCGCGGGACCGCTCCCTCGCCGACCTCCTCGCCTCCGGCAGCTCCGGCGCCGACGTCCGGCTCTCCGGGCTGGTCACCGGCGTCCAGCGCAAGGTGACCAAACAGGGCAACGCCTGGGCAGTCGTCCACCTCGCCGACCGCGACGCGAGCGTCGAGGTCCTCTTCTTCCCCGCCGCCTACCAACTCGTCCAGCACGCCCTGGCCGAGGACAACGTCGTCTCCGTCAAGGGCAGGGCCGAGGACCGCGACGGCACCCTGACCGTCTTCGGCCGGGAGCTGACGGTGCTCGACGTGTCCGCCGCCGAGCACGGCGGCAGGCCCCCCGTCCTCCTCGCCCTGCCCTCCCACCGCGTCACCCGACGGTCCGTGGCCGACCTCAAGAAGATCCTCGCCGCCCACCCCGGAGACAGCCCCGTCCACCTCACCGTCCGCGGCCCCCGCAAGACCACCGTCTACGCCCTGGAGGCGAGGGTGAACGCCGCCACCCTCGCCTCCGACGTCAAGGGCACCTTCGGGGCCGACGCGTGGACGGGCGCCACGTGACCCCGAGGGGCCGGTCCGTCAGCCGCCCACCACCGGATAGTG harbors:
- the dnaE gene encoding DNA polymerase III subunit alpha, with the translated sequence MPDSFVHLHNHTEYSMLDGAQKLRPMFAEVARQRMPAIAMSDHGNMFGAYEFAQVAKESDGIRPIIGIEAYLAPSSRFARKQEFWGPGGRRAVGDGGEGSKDVSGGGRFTHMTMWARNVQGLRNLFWLSTRASYEGQFPAGKPRMDRELIAERPDGIIATTGCPSGEIQTRLRLHQYDEARAAAAAWQDLFGRENYFLELMDHGLDIERDVRDGLLRLADDLAIPLLATNDAHYVTEDQADAHDTLLCIGVGKNKDDPRRFRFNGSGYYLKSATEMRALFAELPQACDNTLLIAERVESYDEVFDHVDEMPRFPDVPEGETQESWLRKEVARGLVLRYGDPVPAHVMDRFETEMAVIGPMGFSSYFLVVADICRHARDNRIPIGPGRGSATGSLVAYATRITELCPLEHGLLFERFLNPERINPPDVDLDFDDRQRDRMVRYVTEKYGDEYTAFVNTFGTIKAKNAIKDSARILGYPYAHGERITKALPPDQNGKSAPLAAVFDPAHPRHAEAGGIRQLYDAEADVKRVIDTARGVEGLTRGTGVHAAAVILSKTRLTDRIPLHMRAADGARITGFDYPSCEAMGLVKMDFLGLRNLGVIDQAIENVRENRGVRLATVDPGDGDPATVVIPLDDARTYRLLADGNTFGVFQLDGGGMRALLKLMEPTRFEDIAAANALYRPGPMAANAHTNYALRQNGKQEPAPIHPELKEALDPILGSTHHLLIFQEQIMAIARQLAGYTLGGADMLRRAMGKKKPEVLAAEWEKFHGGMRANGYSDEAVKALWDVMLPFSGYAFNKSHTAGYGLVSYWTAYLKANHPAEYMAALLTSVGDDKDKAAVYLADARKNGVRVLQPDVNESLAEFTAIGDDVRFGLRSVRNVGDSVIEAVVDARRRKGKFTSFPDFLDKADLPALSKRAVESLIKAGAFDSLGHSRKGLTAVHEDAIDAITPVKKAAAFGQDDLFSGATGAQDPQTPSFGLDFPLDPTEWPRRQLLATEREMLGLYVSAHPLDGAEHILAGARDRSLADLLASGSSGADVRLSGLVTGVQRKVTKQGNAWAVVHLADRDASVEVLFFPAAYQLVQHALAEDNVVSVKGRAEDRDGTLTVFGRELTVLDVSAAEHGGRPPVLLALPSHRVTRRSVADLKKILAAHPGDSPVHLTVRGPRKTTVYALEARVNAATLASDVKGTFGADAWTGAT